The Lacipirellula parvula genome window below encodes:
- a CDS encoding CBS domain-containing protein, which produces MSYLSLSTDLITQAYPDESLPVSTDATVGEVLELMRAQRGSCVLICGDDADGCQLEGIFTERDALRWMAAGGETGVNIRLAMTRTPATLPATASVEAGIQLMAQRGFRHLPIVDEQGTPQGVVAVGGIVQYLVEHFPQTIYTLPPEPGKHYEQREGA; this is translated from the coding sequence GTGAGTTATCTCAGCCTCAGCACCGATCTCATCACGCAGGCCTATCCAGACGAATCGCTCCCCGTGTCGACCGACGCGACGGTGGGCGAGGTCCTGGAACTCATGCGGGCCCAACGGGGAAGCTGCGTCCTCATCTGCGGCGACGACGCCGACGGCTGCCAGCTCGAAGGAATTTTCACCGAACGCGACGCCCTCCGCTGGATGGCCGCCGGCGGCGAAACCGGCGTCAACATCCGCCTCGCAATGACGCGCACTCCCGCGACGCTTCCCGCAACCGCAAGCGTTGAAGCCGGCATTCAACTGATGGCCCAGCGCGGCTTCCGCCACTTGCCGATCGTCGACGAGCAAGGCACGCCACAAGGCGTCGTCGCCGTCGGCGGCATCGTGCAGTACCTCGTCGAACACTTCCCCCAAACGATCTACACGCTCCCCCCCGAACCAGGGAAGCATTACGAGCAACGCGAAGGAGCGTAG